In a genomic window of Micromonospora cremea:
- the gatB gene encoding Asp-tRNA(Asn)/Glu-tRNA(Gln) amidotransferase subunit GatB, which yields MTTTLPAYDEVVARYEPVIGLETHVELGTNTKMFCGCPTDFGGEPNTRVCPVCLGLPGSLPVANKAAIEAIIRIGLALNCSIAEWCRFARKNYFYPDMPKNFQISQYDEPICVDGYLDVEVNGETVRIEIERVHLEEDTGKTLHVGGATGRIHGATESLVDYNRAGIPLVEIVTKPIPGTGALAPDVARAYVTELRDVIRTLGVSDVRMEEGSLRCDVNTSLNLPGQEWGTRTETKNVNSLRSVERAVRSEMLRQASVLDAGGRITQETRHFHEDTGDTTPGRSKETATDYRYFPEPDLAPIAPDPAWVAELKAALPELPRVHRRRLQQQWGLSDLDMQSVLNAGAVELIEATVAAGATPAAARKWWLGELSRRANESGVELADIGATPAQVAELQGLVDAGKLNDKMARAVLEGVVDGEGSPTEIMTNRGLEVVSDTGALTAAVDEAIAANPGIADKIRSGKVAAAGALVGAVMKTTRGQADAKTVRELVLERLGVQG from the coding sequence ATGACGACGACGCTGCCCGCGTACGACGAGGTCGTCGCGCGCTACGAACCGGTGATCGGCCTGGAGACCCACGTCGAGCTGGGCACGAACACCAAGATGTTCTGCGGCTGCCCGACCGACTTCGGTGGCGAGCCGAACACCCGGGTCTGCCCGGTCTGCCTGGGCCTGCCTGGTTCGCTGCCGGTGGCCAACAAGGCGGCCATCGAGGCGATCATCCGGATCGGCCTGGCGCTGAACTGCTCCATCGCCGAGTGGTGCCGGTTCGCCCGGAAGAACTACTTCTACCCGGACATGCCGAAGAACTTCCAGATCAGCCAGTACGACGAGCCGATCTGCGTCGACGGCTACCTGGACGTCGAGGTCAACGGCGAGACGGTGCGGATCGAGATCGAGCGGGTGCACCTGGAGGAGGACACCGGCAAGACGCTGCACGTCGGTGGCGCCACCGGCCGCATCCACGGCGCGACCGAGTCGCTGGTCGACTACAACCGGGCCGGCATTCCGCTGGTCGAGATCGTCACCAAGCCCATCCCGGGCACCGGCGCGCTCGCGCCCGACGTGGCCCGGGCGTACGTCACCGAACTGCGGGACGTGATCCGCACTCTCGGCGTCTCGGACGTGCGGATGGAGGAGGGTTCGCTGCGCTGCGACGTGAACACCTCGCTCAACCTGCCGGGGCAGGAGTGGGGCACCCGCACCGAGACCAAGAACGTCAACTCGCTGCGCTCGGTGGAGCGGGCGGTCCGCTCGGAGATGCTGCGGCAGGCCTCGGTGCTGGACGCCGGCGGCCGGATCACGCAGGAGACCCGGCACTTCCACGAGGACACCGGCGACACCACCCCGGGACGCTCCAAGGAGACCGCGACCGACTACCGGTACTTCCCGGAGCCGGACCTGGCGCCGATCGCCCCGGACCCGGCCTGGGTCGCGGAGCTGAAGGCCGCCCTGCCGGAGCTGCCGCGGGTGCACCGGCGCCGCCTCCAGCAGCAGTGGGGCCTGTCCGACCTGGACATGCAGTCGGTGCTGAACGCCGGTGCGGTCGAGCTGATCGAGGCGACCGTCGCCGCCGGCGCCACGCCGGCCGCCGCCCGTAAGTGGTGGCTCGGCGAGCTGTCCCGCAGGGCCAACGAGAGCGGCGTGGAGCTGGCTGACATCGGCGCCACCCCGGCCCAGGTCGCCGAGTTGCAGGGCCTGGTCGACGCCGGAAAGCTCAACGACAAGATGGCCCGCGCGGTGCTGGAGGGCGTGGTCGACGGTGAGGGCTCGCCCACCGAGATCATGACCAACCGGGGCCTGGAGGTCGTGTCGGACACCGGCGCGCTCACCGCCGCGGTGGACGAGGCGATCGCCGCCAACCCCGGCATCGCGGACAAGATCCGTAGCGGCAAGGTCGCCGCGGCCGGCGCGCTGGTCGGCGCGGTCATGAAGACCACGCGCGGCCAGGCCGACGCGAAGACCGTCCGCGAGCTGGTCCTGGAGCGCCTCGGCGTCCAGGGCTGA